A single window of Pseudarthrobacter psychrotolerans DNA harbors:
- a CDS encoding ABC transporter substrate-binding protein yields MKLGPKAAAAALIVSAALALTACGGGAPGGTAAGAAKTTTLTLGAVQEIRSWDPAQAHVGHFLQPYQAAYDSLLLREPDGKLSPMLATAWKYNDTHTKLTVDLRTDVTFSDGAKFDAAAAKANLDHFKTANGPQMAQLTAVSEVKVVDADTIELDLTAADPSLEFYLSQAAGLMGSPKALGTEGIKTEPVGSGPYVMDKAATVKDSQSVFTARKDYWNKDNQKFEKITFKILLDLTARTNALVSGQVDATLLDPKTGKQAEGSKMILAANEVDWQGLTLFDRDGAKNPALANVKVRQAINYAFDRKTILDQVLLGQGTPTSQPFGKASGAWVEDLENKYPYDPAKAKALLKEAGFETGVVLELPSVPGFETQLAVVKQQLSDVGITVNIGAAITNTYTTDIAGQKFTSMYFSLFQGEPWVAINQIVSTKALYNPFKNTSPELQAKIDAVQNGGKDAAKLAQDVNRYVVDQAWFAPLFRVNQMYYHNSKINVTPQIQQAVPSIYNYSPAK; encoded by the coding sequence ATGAAGTTAGGTCCCAAGGCGGCAGCAGCCGCCCTCATCGTCAGCGCAGCACTGGCGCTGACTGCGTGCGGCGGCGGCGCCCCGGGCGGTACCGCTGCGGGAGCAGCCAAGACAACCACCCTGACGTTGGGCGCCGTCCAGGAAATCCGCTCCTGGGATCCGGCCCAGGCCCACGTGGGCCACTTCCTGCAGCCCTACCAGGCCGCCTACGATTCCCTGCTTCTCCGGGAACCGGATGGCAAGCTCAGCCCGATGCTGGCCACGGCCTGGAAGTACAACGACACCCACACCAAGCTCACCGTGGACCTGCGCACAGACGTGACGTTCAGCGACGGCGCTAAGTTTGATGCCGCCGCAGCCAAGGCAAACCTGGATCACTTCAAAACCGCCAATGGTCCGCAGATGGCACAGCTCACCGCCGTCTCGGAGGTCAAGGTGGTTGATGCTGACACTATCGAGCTGGACCTGACCGCCGCTGACCCTTCCCTGGAGTTCTACCTCAGCCAGGCCGCCGGCCTGATGGGCAGCCCCAAGGCGCTGGGCACCGAGGGTATCAAGACCGAACCTGTGGGCAGCGGCCCGTACGTGATGGACAAGGCAGCAACGGTCAAGGACTCACAGTCCGTGTTCACAGCCCGCAAGGACTACTGGAACAAGGACAACCAGAAGTTCGAGAAGATCACCTTCAAGATCCTGCTTGACTTGACCGCCCGCACCAACGCACTGGTTTCGGGACAGGTTGACGCCACGCTGCTGGATCCCAAGACCGGCAAGCAGGCAGAGGGATCCAAGATGATCCTCGCCGCGAACGAGGTGGACTGGCAGGGCCTGACGCTGTTCGACCGCGATGGCGCCAAGAACCCGGCACTGGCCAATGTCAAGGTCCGCCAGGCCATCAACTACGCGTTTGACCGCAAGACGATCCTCGACCAGGTCCTGCTGGGCCAGGGCACGCCCACGTCCCAGCCCTTCGGCAAGGCCAGCGGCGCCTGGGTTGAAGACCTTGAGAACAAGTACCCCTACGACCCAGCCAAGGCGAAAGCACTGCTGAAGGAAGCAGGCTTCGAAACCGGCGTCGTCCTCGAGCTCCCGTCCGTTCCCGGGTTTGAAACCCAGCTGGCAGTAGTCAAGCAGCAGCTCTCTGACGTCGGCATCACCGTGAACATTGGTGCCGCGATCACCAACACCTACACCACGGACATCGCCGGGCAGAAGTTCACCAGCATGTACTTCTCGCTCTTCCAGGGTGAGCCGTGGGTTGCCATCAACCAGATCGTCTCCACGAAGGCCCTGTACAACCCGTTCAAGAACACCAGCCCCGAGCTGCAGGCCAAGATCGATGCCGTGCAGAACGGTGGAAAGGATGCTGCAAAGCTGGCC
- a CDS encoding sugar phosphate isomerase/epimerase family protein produces MTATPTEATNTVWQLSGFGDEVDPDPAVQAAVLLALGASYIEVRSAWGVNVSELTPEQVTELKEILDAKGLKVSAVASPIGKVDISLPVEHEVERLRQIISVAKGLDTKYIRVFSFYRSETQTPEEIRDDVITRMRALAAEAASAGVVLLHENEKDIYGDTPQRVLDIMESVDSPALRIAWDNANFVQVGVRPYTDGYAMLRPYLEYLQVKDAIMATGEVVPSGHGDGELDATIAALKADGYAGFASLEPHLASHHELGGFSGPVAFGSAARAFAVLAAKNGIELS; encoded by the coding sequence GTGACCGCAACACCAACCGAAGCAACAAACACCGTCTGGCAGCTCTCAGGATTCGGCGATGAAGTGGATCCGGACCCCGCCGTTCAGGCCGCTGTCCTGCTTGCACTGGGCGCGAGCTACATCGAAGTACGCAGCGCCTGGGGTGTCAACGTCTCCGAGCTGACGCCGGAGCAGGTTACCGAGCTGAAGGAAATCCTGGACGCCAAGGGCCTGAAGGTCTCCGCCGTGGCCAGCCCCATCGGCAAGGTGGACATCAGCTTGCCTGTGGAGCACGAAGTGGAACGCCTCCGCCAGATCATCTCCGTAGCCAAGGGACTGGATACAAAGTACATCCGGGTATTTTCCTTCTACCGGAGTGAAACCCAGACGCCGGAAGAAATCCGCGACGACGTCATCACGCGCATGCGGGCACTGGCCGCTGAAGCCGCAAGCGCCGGCGTCGTACTCCTGCACGAGAACGAAAAGGACATTTACGGCGATACGCCGCAGCGCGTCCTGGACATCATGGAGTCCGTCGACTCGCCCGCACTGCGCATCGCCTGGGACAACGCCAACTTCGTCCAGGTTGGCGTCCGGCCGTACACCGATGGATACGCCATGCTCCGCCCCTACCTCGAATACCTCCAGGTCAAGGACGCCATCATGGCCACGGGCGAGGTTGTTCCTTCCGGCCATGGCGACGGCGAACTCGACGCCACCATTGCCGCCCTGAAGGCGGACGGGTACGCAGGTTTCGCCTCCCTGGAACCGCACCTCGCCAGCCACCATGAACTGGGTGGCTTCTCCGGGCCGGTTGCCTTCGGCAGCGCCGCCCGCGCATTCGCGGTCCTTGCCGCCAAGAACGGAATCGAACTTTCGTGA
- a CDS encoding LacI family DNA-binding transcriptional regulator: MQAAGTDRPATIHDIAAICGVAASTVSRALSTPDRVNIRTRARIEAAAAELNYTPNSQAKALSSGRTGAVGVLVPDITNPFYFDLIRGTQLQLKAAGYTQLLVDTEESDEVEASTMEQLRKSADGIIVAASRLSDEALLAAAARIPMVTINRDVAGIPAVVIDTPSATSQALDHLISLGHTRIAYMAGPLTSQSSTLRWIALAAAAEDRGVEVRRLGPFAPKTQSGAAAADAAVHSGVTACIAFNDLIAIGMLQRLRERGIRVPEDMSVVGCDDIFGADFCNPPLTTMASPIEQAGRVAVSMLLAQLNPLAGGGSRSRSLMPTHLTVRGSTGAAPGTR, from the coding sequence ATGCAAGCAGCCGGAACAGACCGCCCTGCCACCATCCACGACATCGCCGCCATCTGCGGCGTGGCCGCATCTACCGTGTCCCGCGCCCTTTCCACTCCGGACCGCGTCAACATCCGCACCCGTGCGCGCATCGAAGCGGCTGCGGCCGAGTTGAACTACACGCCGAACAGCCAGGCGAAGGCCCTGAGCTCCGGCCGCACCGGCGCCGTCGGCGTCCTGGTGCCGGACATCACCAACCCCTTCTATTTTGACCTCATCCGGGGCACCCAGCTGCAGCTCAAGGCGGCCGGCTACACCCAGCTGCTCGTGGACACCGAAGAGTCCGACGAAGTGGAGGCCTCCACCATGGAGCAGCTGCGCAAGAGCGCCGACGGAATCATCGTCGCCGCGTCCAGGCTCAGCGATGAGGCGCTGCTGGCCGCGGCCGCCAGGATTCCCATGGTGACCATCAACCGCGACGTAGCCGGCATTCCCGCCGTCGTCATTGACACACCGTCCGCCACCAGCCAGGCCTTGGACCACCTGATCTCGCTCGGCCACACCCGCATCGCCTACATGGCCGGCCCCCTCACGTCCCAATCCAGCACTCTTCGCTGGATAGCCCTGGCGGCCGCCGCCGAGGACCGCGGCGTGGAGGTGCGCAGGCTCGGCCCGTTCGCCCCTAAGACACAGTCAGGTGCCGCCGCAGCAGACGCGGCCGTGCACTCCGGCGTCACCGCTTGCATTGCCTTTAACGACCTCATCGCCATCGGCATGCTGCAGCGGCTGCGCGAACGCGGCATCCGGGTCCCGGAGGACATGAGCGTGGTGGGCTGCGACGACATCTTCGGCGCGGACTTCTGCAATCCCCCGCTGACCACCATGGCTTCCCCGATCGAACAGGCCGGCCGCGTGGCCGTGTCCATGCTCTTGGCCCAGCTCAACCCGCTGGCGGGCGGTGGTAGCCGCAGTCGCTCCCTGATGCCGACGCATCTCACGGTGCGCGGTTCAACCGGAGCGGCACCGGGAACGCGGTAG
- a CDS encoding Gfo/Idh/MocA family oxidoreductase, with translation MTGLKAAVIGCGDVSAVHFEAIAKLDGARLAGVCDSDPGRLAASVAAYGVPGFPDHLSLIEAIGPDVVHVTTPHNMHASIAADCLERGVNVIVEKPLAHSLEEGRRLVEAAKASTAKIAVCFQNRYNATAQAMHSLLSSGELGAVVGASATVLWQREADYYRSRPWRGTWEGGGGGLMMNQAIHTVDLLQWLVGDVVSLSGNAATRFLGETIEVEDTAEFVAQHANGARSAFYATLANAANAPVTLDIVTEKATLSLRGDLTVTYADGRVDVVPERVVESGGRAYWGVSHELLIADFYARLGDSGPFWINPEEAEKSLKIVKEIYRQSYPDATEKVS, from the coding sequence GTGACGGGCCTCAAGGCCGCAGTTATCGGCTGCGGTGACGTGTCAGCAGTGCACTTCGAAGCCATCGCAAAGCTCGACGGCGCGCGGCTGGCCGGTGTCTGTGACTCTGATCCCGGCCGCCTTGCGGCGTCTGTGGCGGCCTATGGCGTCCCGGGGTTCCCGGATCACCTCAGCCTGATCGAGGCCATCGGACCGGATGTTGTGCACGTTACGACGCCGCACAACATGCACGCCTCGATTGCGGCGGACTGCCTTGAGCGTGGCGTGAATGTGATTGTTGAAAAGCCGCTCGCGCATTCGCTCGAGGAAGGCCGCCGGCTGGTGGAGGCTGCCAAAGCGTCCACTGCCAAGATTGCCGTCTGTTTCCAGAACCGCTACAACGCCACTGCACAGGCCATGCATTCCCTGCTGTCCTCCGGTGAGCTCGGCGCGGTAGTAGGGGCTTCGGCGACCGTGCTGTGGCAACGGGAGGCGGACTATTACCGCAGCCGGCCGTGGCGCGGAACCTGGGAGGGCGGCGGCGGCGGGCTCATGATGAACCAGGCCATCCACACTGTTGACCTGCTGCAGTGGCTGGTGGGCGACGTCGTTTCGTTGTCCGGCAACGCGGCCACCAGGTTCCTGGGCGAAACCATCGAGGTGGAGGATACGGCGGAGTTTGTTGCCCAGCACGCCAACGGTGCGCGCAGCGCCTTCTACGCAACGCTGGCCAATGCCGCGAACGCGCCGGTCACCCTGGATATTGTCACGGAAAAAGCGACTCTCAGTCTTCGTGGGGACTTGACGGTCACTTATGCGGACGGCCGCGTGGACGTGGTCCCCGAGCGTGTGGTGGAGTCCGGTGGGCGCGCCTACTGGGGGGTCTCGCATGAGCTGCTCATTGCTGATTTCTATGCCCGCCTCGGCGACTCGGGTCCGTTCTGGATCAACCCTGAAGAGGCCGAGAAATCTCTGAAAATCGTCAAGGAGATTTACCGCCAGAGCTACCCGGACGCGACGGAGAAAGTCTCCTGA